A window of Thermosynechococcus sp. NK55a contains these coding sequences:
- a CDS encoding rhodanese-like domain-containing protein, whose product MLGQVTVVELAQRLATEADTLQLIDVREPEEWAIAHLPHFTPLPLSAFPQWSPQICQLFDPDRETLVLCHHGVRSAQMGHWLIQQGFRNVKNIVGGIDAYAAVVDPTLPRY is encoded by the coding sequence ATGCTAGGACAAGTCACAGTGGTGGAATTGGCGCAACGCCTAGCCACAGAGGCGGATACCTTGCAACTCATTGATGTGCGGGAACCCGAGGAGTGGGCGATCGCCCATCTTCCTCACTTTACGCCTTTGCCCTTGAGCGCGTTTCCCCAATGGTCGCCCCAAATTTGTCAGCTCTTTGATCCAGACCGGGAAACCTTGGTGCTCTGCCACCATGGTGTACGCTCTGCCCAGATGGGGCACTGGTTAATTCAGCAGGGGTTTCGCAATGTCAAGAATATTGTTGGTGGAATTGATGCCTATGCTGCGGTAGTGGATCCAACCCTTCCCCGTTACTAG
- a CDS encoding LD-carboxypeptidase, which yields MTAVATLPPPLQPGDRLAVAFPSGVLRQGETFWQGVACWQAQGYEVIVNEADFAGWGYLAGSDQQRRDRLRHLLQDNSIKGILCGRGGFGATRLLEQWQWPSAPPKWLIGFSDITALLWSYAAQGVAGVHGPVLTTLAQEPLWSQRRLFDLVQGKPLEPLWGSGWGGGVVQGRLLVGNLTVATHLLATPDCPPFEHVILALEDVGEAPYRIDRMLTQWRRSGALYQIKGIALGRFSRCEDPTTQPNFRLIEVLGDRLGDLGIPIVSDLPFGHEGVNATLPVGVAAELDGDRGSLRLLL from the coding sequence GTGACCGCTGTTGCAACATTACCGCCTCCCCTGCAGCCGGGCGATCGCCTTGCCGTCGCCTTTCCCAGTGGTGTTCTGCGCCAAGGGGAAACTTTTTGGCAGGGGGTGGCCTGTTGGCAAGCCCAGGGCTATGAGGTCATTGTTAATGAGGCTGACTTTGCAGGCTGGGGCTACCTTGCGGGTTCTGATCAACAGCGGCGCGATCGCCTACGGCACTTATTGCAAGATAATTCTATTAAGGGTATTCTCTGCGGGCGAGGGGGATTTGGGGCAACTCGTCTGTTGGAGCAGTGGCAGTGGCCTTCAGCACCCCCAAAGTGGCTAATTGGTTTTTCAGATATTACGGCTCTTCTGTGGAGCTATGCGGCCCAAGGGGTGGCCGGCGTCCATGGTCCAGTCCTCACCACACTGGCGCAAGAGCCCCTTTGGAGTCAGCGGCGTCTTTTTGATCTGGTCCAGGGCAAGCCCCTAGAGCCCCTATGGGGAAGCGGTTGGGGGGGCGGTGTGGTGCAGGGGCGCCTCTTAGTGGGAAATTTAACGGTCGCAACTCATTTACTGGCCACACCTGATTGCCCGCCTTTTGAGCATGTGATCTTGGCCCTAGAGGATGTGGGTGAAGCCCCCTATCGCATTGACCGTATGCTGACGCAGTGGCGCCGTAGTGGAGCGTTGTATCAGATCAAGGGGATTGCCCTTGGCCGTTTTAGTCGTTGTGAGGATCCCACCACGCAACCGAATTTTCGGCTGATTGAGGTTTTGGGCGATCGCTTGGGGGATTTGGGAATTCCCATTGTTAGTGACTTGCCGTTTGGCCATGAGGGGGTCAATGCCACATTACCAGTGGGGGTGGCGGCTGAGCTAGATGGCGATCGCGGTTCTTTGCGGCTATTACTCTGA
- a CDS encoding transcriptional repressor, which translates to MPLYTAAALKAELNEKGWRLTPQRETILNIFQNLPKGNHLSAEDLHHELRKQGHSISLSTVYRTVKLMSRMGILRELELAEGHKHYELNTMSPHHHHHMVCVQCNHTIEFDNDSILKQALKQTEKYGLQLIDCQLTIYTICPEALRRGYPGLPENWVCSRAIAHGTEPPSRGK; encoded by the coding sequence ATGCCACTTTATACAGCAGCAGCCTTGAAGGCGGAACTGAATGAGAAGGGTTGGCGGTTGACGCCACAGCGAGAAACCATTCTCAATATCTTCCAAAATCTGCCTAAGGGCAATCACCTAAGTGCTGAGGACCTGCACCATGAGCTGCGCAAACAGGGACACTCCATTAGTTTATCCACCGTTTATCGTACCGTGAAGTTGATGTCACGGATGGGTATTCTGCGGGAGTTGGAACTTGCTGAGGGACACAAGCACTACGAATTAAATACCATGTCTCCGCATCACCATCACCACATGGTGTGTGTACAATGCAACCACACGATTGAGTTTGATAATGACTCCATTCTCAAGCAGGCCTTGAAGCAAACGGAGAAATATGGTCTGCAACTGATTGATTGCCAACTGACGATCTATACCATTTGTCCAGAGGCGCTGCGGCGCGGTTACCCGGGACTGCCGGAAAACTGGGTCTGTAGTCGCGCGATCGCCCACGGGACGGAACCCCCCTCGCGGGGTAAATAG
- a CDS encoding DUF2808 domain-containing protein: protein MLRPLGIALVLIPNILGVEFPHGQMVFDQPPVCVEVVLEAHTHYPQVWLRNTTYNFVVRIPTTAGDPLARLEIQQPPGIETIYWLPQRLCAFMGDRALGQNIATGGLQFYRNSNFLLT, encoded by the coding sequence ATGTTACGGCCTCTAGGGATTGCCCTTGTTTTAATCCCTAACATTCTGGGGGTGGAGTTTCCCCATGGGCAGATGGTCTTTGATCAGCCCCCTGTTTGTGTTGAAGTTGTTCTTGAAGCCCATACCCACTATCCTCAAGTGTGGCTCAGGAATACCACCTACAACTTCGTTGTTCGGATACCGACCACCGCAGGGGACCCCCTTGCCCGTCTTGAGATTCAGCAACCGCCGGGCATTGAGACCATTTACTGGTTGCCCCAACGCCTTTGTGCTTTTATGGGCGATCGCGCCTTGGGTCAAAATATCGCTACGGGTGGCTTGCAATTTTACCGCAATTCTAATTTTTTGCTAACGTGA
- a CDS encoding NAD(P)H-quinone oxidoreductase subunit N codes for MDLVTLAGQLNAGTILPETIVIVALLVVLLADLIQGRQADRWTPYFAIVGLGGAIATMIPLWTQPATVSFFGSFISDHLSLFFRGLIALSALGTILMSIRYVEQTGSSLGEFMTILLTATVGGMFIAGAQELVFIFVALETLSIASYLLTGYTKRDSRSNEAALKYLLIGAASSAIFLYGSSLLYGLSGGHTQLPAIAQALSSESLGLVVALVFVIAGISFKISAVPFHQWTPDVYEGAPTPVVAFLSVGSKAAGFALAIRFLTLAFPSVTDQWQLIFTVLAILSMILGNVVALAQTSMKRMLAYSSIGQAGFVMIGFVVGTEAGYASMLFYLLVYLFMNLGAFTCVILFSLRTGTDQISEYAGLYQKDPLLTLGLSLCLLSLGGIPPLAGFFGKIYLFWAGWQAGAYGLVLLGLLTSVISIYYYIRVVKMMVVKEPQEMSEAVRNYPAVSWSSFGLRPLQVGLVMTVIATSLAGILANPLFNLVNTAVLDVPQLANQPRVMAVTYQTLAPAGES; via the coding sequence ATGGATTTGGTGACACTGGCTGGACAGCTCAATGCAGGCACCATTTTGCCGGAAACCATCGTGATTGTGGCGCTGCTTGTCGTCCTGTTGGCAGATTTGATTCAGGGACGTCAGGCCGATCGCTGGACACCCTACTTTGCAATTGTTGGTTTAGGGGGGGCGATCGCCACGATGATTCCCCTGTGGACTCAGCCCGCAACCGTCAGTTTCTTTGGCAGCTTTATTTCCGATCACCTCAGCCTCTTCTTCCGGGGACTGATTGCCCTCTCCGCTTTGGGCACGATTCTCATGTCCATTCGTTATGTTGAGCAAACGGGCAGTTCCCTCGGCGAATTTATGACAATTCTGTTGACGGCCACAGTGGGTGGCATGTTCATTGCCGGTGCCCAAGAACTGGTGTTTATCTTTGTGGCCCTAGAGACCCTGAGTATTGCCTCCTATCTGCTCACAGGCTATACAAAGCGCGATAGCCGCTCCAACGAAGCCGCCTTGAAATATCTCCTGATTGGTGCGGCCAGTTCTGCCATTTTCCTCTATGGCTCATCGCTACTGTACGGCCTTTCCGGTGGGCACACGCAACTGCCAGCCATTGCCCAAGCCCTGTCCTCCGAATCCTTGGGCCTTGTCGTGGCCTTAGTGTTTGTTATTGCCGGCATTAGTTTCAAAATTTCCGCAGTACCCTTTCACCAATGGACGCCCGATGTCTATGAGGGTGCCCCTACCCCTGTGGTTGCCTTTCTTTCGGTGGGTTCCAAAGCCGCTGGCTTTGCCCTTGCCATTCGCTTTTTGACCTTGGCCTTCCCCAGTGTCACCGATCAGTGGCAACTCATCTTTACGGTGCTGGCGATCCTAAGCATGATTCTCGGCAATGTGGTGGCACTCGCCCAAACCAGTATGAAGCGGATGCTCGCCTACTCCTCCATTGGTCAGGCCGGGTTTGTGATGATTGGTTTTGTCGTGGGCACTGAGGCAGGCTATGCCAGTATGCTTTTTTACTTGCTGGTGTACCTCTTCATGAACCTTGGTGCCTTTACCTGTGTGATTCTGTTCTCCCTGCGCACCGGCACCGATCAAATTAGTGAGTATGCGGGCCTCTATCAAAAAGACCCCCTCCTGACCCTCGGCCTGAGCCTATGTTTGCTCTCTCTGGGGGGGATTCCGCCCCTGGCGGGCTTCTTTGGTAAGATTTACCTCTTCTGGGCCGGTTGGCAAGCAGGTGCCTATGGTCTGGTGCTGCTGGGTCTATTGACCAGTGTGATCTCCATTTACTACTACATCCGCGTTGTCAAGATGATGGTGGTCAAGGAGCCCCAAGAAATGTCAGAGGCGGTGCGCAACTATCCCGCAGTCTCTTGGTCAAGTTTTGGCCTGCGACCTTTGCAGGTGGGTTTGGTAATGACGGTGATTGCCACCTCCTTAGCGGGCATCTTGGCCAATCCCCTCTTCAACTTGGTGAATACGGCAGTATTGGATGTGCCCCAACTGGCTAATCAACCAAGGGTTATGGCGGTCACTTACCAAACTCTAGCGCCGGCAGGCGAATCTTAA